A genomic segment from Polyangium mundeleinium encodes:
- a CDS encoding ABC transporter permease: MGTTFIIAKREFRSNFDSTLAYVVICLGLILLGFVFFEFGGGFWQQDRASLVQIFAQAPRGLSFLIIPVVTMRLLAEEKRSGTLEMLITLPVKDHEVILGKFLGAWGLVLLLVASTLLYPLLMFFKPWDLGPLDMGPVYSGYLGLLLYSAAAVSIGLLISALAESQTVAFFITFVVLFALHMVGSVADKMPTPWLREAISFISFDTRLVPFAKGMINTRDIVYFASIAVGCLMAAFRALERRKWA; this comes from the coding sequence ATGGGCACCACATTCATCATCGCGAAGCGCGAGTTCCGCTCGAACTTCGACTCGACGCTGGCCTACGTCGTGATCTGCCTCGGGCTGATCCTTCTGGGCTTCGTGTTCTTCGAGTTCGGGGGCGGCTTCTGGCAGCAGGACCGGGCCTCGCTCGTGCAGATCTTCGCGCAGGCGCCGCGGGGTTTGTCGTTCCTGATCATCCCCGTCGTGACGATGCGCCTCCTCGCGGAGGAGAAGCGCTCGGGCACGCTCGAGATGCTGATCACCCTGCCCGTGAAGGATCACGAGGTGATCCTGGGCAAATTCCTCGGGGCGTGGGGGCTCGTGCTCCTGCTCGTCGCCTCGACGCTGCTCTACCCGCTGCTCATGTTCTTCAAGCCCTGGGATCTCGGGCCGCTCGACATGGGCCCGGTCTACTCGGGGTACCTCGGCCTGCTGCTCTACAGCGCGGCGGCCGTCTCGATCGGCCTTCTGATCTCGGCGCTCGCGGAGAGCCAGACGGTCGCGTTCTTCATCACCTTCGTGGTGCTCTTCGCGCTTCACATGGTCGGCAGCGTGGCGGACAAGATGCCGACGCCCTGGCTGCGCGAGGCGATCTCGTTCATCAGCTTCGACACCCGCCTCGTGCCCTTCGCGAAGGGCATGATCAACACCCGTGACATCGTTTACTTCGCCTCGATCGCGGTGGGCTGCCTGATGGCGGCGTTCCGCGCGCTCGAGCGCCGGAAGTGGGCGTAG
- a CDS encoding GldG family protein gives MERKTKARAATGVYLVLVAAILVVVNVIAFIQNKRIDVTKNERFTLSKGSARLVSEGLKQDLQVDVYVTRGGPKQEAFIQDLVDLMNEYERGSNGKFKYTLVEPKTEEQRTAAKEAGLQEAAFGEGSETGQDQATITRGFMGIAFKYGSEKEAIPILSADQSQGLEFWITNKIRELRDRADNVYQKYGVITGKDEMKLTDTNLVAAQPGRGGGPSMKGILDQALPFYKIEEVDLQNGDAEINKELAGIIITQPGKDYTEKELRRIDQFLMEGNKSVVVVAGAVNLKASDAAMKAELNLHGLDKLLDGYGVEMKKEAIMDWGRPVRIAVPTQTGQVIGIIGYGMAHAQHVDGLDEKEQTLDSSFAGFFRIEELAFPFPSTLVPHPEKQPGAQMKVVARSTPRSTIDTSDAIDLKFSAQAKPKGEYGQRAMAVALEGKIKSAFGGAGEGIETAAESKDKSRLLVISASQFLANPYARSGNAPPMPPQMMMMGGMGGDEDLQMLSMPYAQNYLTATILAFKNVLDWMSGDSDLIATSAKLLQEPKLTYANIEAPKIDATDDESTATKKAEEYRLERKKTQTRVQWSLTLFGPLLFAAFGLFRWWRRENARESIRLD, from the coding sequence ATGGAACGCAAGACCAAGGCCAGAGCGGCTACCGGCGTCTATCTCGTCCTCGTCGCGGCGATCCTCGTCGTCGTGAACGTCATCGCGTTCATCCAGAACAAGCGCATCGACGTGACGAAGAACGAGCGGTTCACCCTGTCGAAGGGATCGGCGCGCCTCGTCTCCGAGGGCCTCAAGCAAGACCTGCAGGTCGACGTCTACGTGACGCGCGGCGGTCCCAAGCAGGAGGCCTTCATCCAGGACCTCGTCGACCTGATGAACGAGTACGAGCGCGGCTCGAACGGCAAGTTCAAGTACACGCTCGTCGAGCCGAAGACCGAGGAGCAACGCACGGCCGCAAAGGAAGCGGGCCTGCAGGAAGCCGCCTTCGGTGAGGGCAGCGAGACGGGCCAGGATCAGGCCACGATCACGCGCGGCTTCATGGGCATCGCCTTCAAGTACGGCAGCGAAAAAGAGGCTATCCCGATCCTGTCCGCGGACCAGTCGCAGGGCCTCGAATTCTGGATCACCAACAAGATCCGGGAGCTCCGCGACCGCGCCGACAACGTCTACCAGAAGTACGGCGTCATCACGGGCAAGGACGAGATGAAGCTGACCGACACGAACCTCGTGGCGGCGCAGCCCGGCCGTGGCGGCGGTCCCTCGATGAAGGGGATCCTCGACCAGGCGCTGCCCTTCTACAAGATCGAGGAGGTCGACCTGCAGAACGGCGACGCCGAGATCAACAAGGAGCTCGCCGGCATCATCATCACGCAGCCCGGCAAGGACTACACGGAGAAGGAGCTCCGCCGCATCGATCAGTTCCTCATGGAGGGGAACAAGTCGGTCGTGGTGGTCGCGGGCGCCGTGAACCTCAAGGCCTCCGACGCGGCGATGAAGGCCGAGCTGAACCTCCACGGCCTGGACAAACTGCTCGACGGCTACGGCGTCGAGATGAAGAAGGAAGCGATCATGGACTGGGGTCGCCCCGTCCGGATCGCGGTCCCGACGCAGACCGGCCAGGTCATCGGCATCATCGGCTACGGCATGGCGCACGCGCAGCACGTCGACGGCCTCGACGAGAAGGAGCAGACGCTCGACTCGTCGTTCGCCGGCTTCTTCCGCATCGAGGAGCTCGCGTTCCCCTTCCCGTCGACGCTCGTCCCGCACCCGGAGAAGCAGCCGGGCGCGCAGATGAAGGTGGTCGCTCGCTCGACGCCGCGCAGCACGATCGACACCTCCGACGCGATCGACCTCAAGTTCTCCGCGCAGGCCAAGCCGAAGGGCGAGTACGGCCAGCGCGCGATGGCCGTCGCGCTCGAGGGCAAGATCAAGAGCGCGTTCGGCGGCGCGGGTGAAGGCATCGAGACGGCGGCCGAGTCGAAGGACAAGAGCCGTCTGCTCGTGATCAGCGCCTCGCAGTTCCTCGCGAACCCCTACGCGCGTTCGGGCAACGCGCCCCCGATGCCGCCGCAGATGATGATGATGGGCGGCATGGGCGGCGACGAGGATCTGCAGATGCTCTCGATGCCGTACGCCCAGAACTACCTGACGGCGACGATCCTCGCGTTCAAGAACGTCCTCGACTGGATGAGCGGCGACTCGGACCTCATCGCGACGAGCGCGAAGCTCCTTCAGGAGCCCAAGCTCACGTACGCGAACATCGAAGCGCCGAAGATCGACGCGACCGACGACGAGTCGACGGCGACGAAGAAGGCCGAGGAGTACCGCCTCGAGCGCAAGAAGACGCAGACGCGGGTGCAGTGGTCGCTCACGCTCTTCGGCCCCTTGCTCTTCGCGGCGTTCGGCCTCTTCCGCTGGTGGCGGCGTGAGAACGCGCGGGAATCCATCCGACTCGACTGA
- a CDS encoding DUF4340 domain-containing protein, which produces MKTEYKIYVAIGVLAALGGGLYATRQTKQKEMSAHSATAATADFPALAPSKEDVEAITKIEIKNADKSSVTLEKKGDAWELVAPVSAKANASNVRSLLDNLKEIKVKESIDRGTGTYKQYELDDEKGVHVLAYKGDGKIFDAYFGKSGSRGQLARVGGKDGVWVVGGYSNFLYTREVKNWRETSILKFEDANVIQVSVTNTNGQFSFSKNDEKWAGSYAKRDKDKKLEKPEKKWEKFDEAKVKDMLRAFKSLTAEDFGDEKSDAGIDAAEANGGVVQIKLKDNAGDITVKVGKTSKGSSRFAQKDGGDGTVYVISSWSGDWATADRAKFEKSDDKKKDEKKDEHGADDGHGHDAPPELE; this is translated from the coding sequence ATGAAGACCGAATACAAGATCTACGTGGCGATCGGCGTCCTCGCGGCCCTCGGCGGCGGCCTCTACGCCACGAGGCAGACGAAGCAGAAGGAGATGTCGGCCCACTCCGCGACCGCGGCGACGGCCGACTTCCCGGCGCTCGCGCCCTCGAAGGAGGACGTCGAGGCGATCACCAAGATCGAGATCAAGAACGCCGACAAATCGAGCGTCACGCTGGAGAAGAAGGGCGACGCATGGGAGCTCGTGGCTCCCGTGTCCGCCAAGGCGAACGCGTCGAACGTGCGGTCGCTCCTCGACAACTTGAAGGAGATCAAGGTCAAGGAGAGCATCGACCGCGGCACGGGCACCTACAAGCAGTACGAGCTCGACGACGAGAAGGGCGTCCACGTCCTCGCCTACAAGGGCGACGGCAAGATCTTCGACGCCTACTTCGGCAAGAGCGGCTCTCGTGGCCAGCTCGCGCGTGTCGGCGGCAAGGACGGCGTGTGGGTGGTCGGCGGCTACTCGAACTTCCTCTACACGCGTGAGGTCAAGAACTGGCGCGAGACGTCGATCCTCAAGTTCGAGGACGCGAACGTGATCCAGGTGTCCGTGACCAACACGAACGGCCAGTTCAGCTTCTCGAAGAACGACGAGAAGTGGGCGGGCTCGTACGCGAAGCGCGACAAGGACAAGAAGCTCGAGAAGCCCGAGAAGAAGTGGGAGAAGTTCGACGAGGCCAAGGTCAAGGACATGCTGCGCGCCTTCAAGTCCCTGACCGCCGAGGATTTCGGTGACGAGAAATCGGACGCCGGGATCGACGCGGCCGAGGCGAACGGCGGCGTGGTCCAGATCAAGCTCAAGGACAACGCCGGCGACATCACGGTCAAGGTCGGCAAGACGAGCAAGGGATCGAGCCGCTTCGCCCAGAAGGATGGCGGGGACGGCACGGTCTACGTGATCTCGTCGTGGTCGGGCGACTGGGCCACGGCGGATCGCGCCAAGTTCGAGAAGTCCGACGACAAGAAGAAGGACGAAAAGAAGGACGAACACGGCGCGGACGACGGCCACGGCCACGACGCGCCTCCCGAGCTCGAATAA